A genomic segment from Gossypium hirsutum isolate 1008001.06 chromosome D04, Gossypium_hirsutum_v2.1, whole genome shotgun sequence encodes:
- the LOC107899042 gene encoding laccase-4 has protein sequence MYSSIRVLVVVAVLFPVFVDCTVRHYKFNVVMKNTTRLCSSKPIVTVNGKFPGPTLYAREGDTVLVKVVNHVKYNVSIHWHGIRQLRTGWADGPAYITQCPIQSGQSYVYNFTITGQRGTLLWHAHILWLRSTVHGAIVILPKRGVPYPFPKPHKEVVVVLAEWWKSDTEAVINEALKSGLAPNVSDAHTINGHPGRVSGCPSQGGFSLPVESGKTYLLRLINAALNEELFFKIAGHKLTVVEVDATYVKPFKIDTVVIAPGQTTNVLVSADQNSGKYMVAASPFMDAPVAVDNLTATATLHYSGTLDNTPTSLTTPPPQNATSVANNFIDSLRSLNSKQFPALVPRTIDHSLYFTVGLGINPCPTCKAGNGSRVVASMNNVTFTMPTTALLQAHFFNISGVFTTDFPSTPPHVFNYTGTPPKNLQTRNGTKVFRLAYNSTVQLVLQDTGIIAPENHPIHVHGFNFFAVGKGLGNYNPKTDPQKFNLVDPVERNTIGVPSGGWVAIRFRADNPGVWFMHCHLEVHTTWGLKMAFLVDNGKGPNQSLLPPPSDLPKC, from the exons ATGTACTCTTCGATTCGAGTTTTAGTTGTCGTCGCAGTCCTTTTTCCTGTTTTTGTCGATTGCACTGTTCGGCACTACAAGTTTAAT GTGGTAATGAAGAATACCACTCGATTATGTTCAAGTAAACCCATTGTGACCGTCAACGGTAAGTTCCCAGGGCCAACTTTGTACGCCAGGGAAGGCGATACGGTGCTTGTTAAAGTCGTCAACCATGTCAAATACAATGTTTCCATACACTG GCATGGTATCAGGCAACTTCGAACAGGTTGGGCGGATGGGCCAGCATATATAACACAATGTCCAATTCAGTCAGGGCAAAGCTATGTATATAACTTTACCATCACAGGCCAAAGAGGAACACTGTTATGGCATGCGCATATTCTGTGGTTAAGGTCCACGGTTCATGGTGCCATTGTTATCTTGCCTAAGCGCGGTGTTCCATATCCATTTCCGAAACCCCACAAGGAAGTAGTTGTTGTACTCGCCGAGTGGTGGAAATCCGACACTGAAGCAGTGATCAATGAAGCACTCAAATCTGGATTGGCTCCAAATGTTTCGGATGCTCACACCATAAACGGCCACCCAGGAAGGGTCTCGGGTTGTCCTTCACAGG GAGGTTTCTCATTGCCAGTGGAAAGCGGCAAGACCTACTTGTTACGCCTAATCAACGCTGCACTCAATGAAGAGCTCTTTTTCAAGATTGCCGGCCATAAGCTCACTGTTGTCGAAGTTGACGCCACATATGTTAAGCCGTTCAAAATTGATACAGTCGTAATAGCACCAGGCCAAACCACCAATGTCCTTGTCTCTGCTGATCAAAATTCAGGCAAATACATGGTTGCTGCCTCCCCTTTTATGGACGCTCCGGTTGCAGTCGATAACCTGACAGCAACAGCAACATTGCACTACTCGGGCACACTTGACAACACCCCCACAAGTCTCACTACCCCACCACCACAAAATGCCACATCAGTTGCCAACAACTTTATAGACTCTCTGCGTTCCCTCAATTCCAAACAATTCCCTGCCTTGGTCCCACGAACTATTGATCATAGCCTTTACTTTACCGTCGGACTGGGGATTAACCCTTGTCCTACTTGCAAAGCCGGTAATGGAAGCCGCGTGGTAGCTTCTATGAACAATGTGACATTCACTATGCCTACTACAGCCTTACTTCAAGCACATTTCTTCAACATCAGTGGGGTGTTTACCACTGATTTCCCTAGTACCCCACCTCACGTCTTTAATTACACCGGAACTCCACCAAAGAATTTGCAAACAAGAAATGGGACCAAGGTTTTCAGGCTGGCTTATAACTCTACGGTACAACTTGTTTTGCAAGATACTGGAATCATAGCACCTGAGAACCACCCAATCCACGTACATGGATTCAATTTCTTTGCCGTTGGTAAGGGACTTGGAAACTATAATCCCAAAACCGATCCTCAGAAATTTAACCTTGTCGATCCTGTCGAGAGGAACACAATTGGGGTACCATCTGGTGGATGGGTGGCTATTAGATTCCGTGCAGATAACCCAG GAGTTTGGTTTATGCACTGCCATTTGGAAGTGCATACAACATGGGGACTTAAGATGGCATTTTTGGTGGACAATGGAAAAGGGCCTAATCAGTCACTTCTTCCTCCTCCAAGTGATCTTCCAAAGTGTTGA